Proteins encoded together in one Micromonospora kangleipakensis window:
- a CDS encoding VOC family protein, giving the protein MTGQITAGQFHEADGVEDWRSLYHLVSAYFKTGSFAKGIALVDEIGRLADETEQRHLNVDLRNAGVTVSLGLRNIALARRISAAARDLDISADPAAVQLINVTLDALVGTEVLPFWRAVLGYRQIGEDYLFDPSRRGPGFGLQRMDTARPQRNRMHLDVAVPHDQAQARIAAALAAGGRLVSDAHAPMWWVLADAEGNEACVATWLGRG; this is encoded by the coding sequence ATGACTGGCCAGATCACGGCAGGGCAGTTCCACGAAGCCGACGGCGTCGAGGACTGGCGCTCCCTATACCATCTGGTCTCGGCCTACTTCAAGACCGGCTCGTTTGCTAAAGGCATCGCGCTCGTCGATGAAATCGGCCGGCTCGCCGACGAAACTGAACAGCGCCATCTTAACGTCGACCTGCGCAACGCTGGCGTCACCGTATCCCTCGGGCTGCGCAACATAGCTTTGGCCCGACGTATCTCGGCCGCCGCCAGGGATCTGGACATCTCGGCTGACCCGGCTGCCGTGCAGCTCATCAACGTCACCCTCGACGCACTCGTCGGAACGGAGGTGCTGCCGTTCTGGCGCGCGGTGCTGGGCTACCGCCAGATCGGCGAGGATTACCTGTTCGACCCGTCGCGCCGTGGCCCGGGCTTTGGGTTGCAGCGAATGGATACCGCGCGTCCACAACGCAACCGCATGCATCTCGATGTCGCCGTCCCGCACGATCAGGCGCAGGCCCGCATAGCCGCCGCCCTGGCCGCGGGCGGCCGACTGGTCTCCGATGCACACGCGCCGATGTGGTGGGTCCTGGCCGACGCCGAGGGCAACGAGGCGTGCGTCGCCACCTGGCTTGGACGCGGATAA
- a CDS encoding SMI1/KNR4 family protein, with protein sequence MTEEDRTLPAVVEEAHASGFFEDHDGHDFQPDVMFMWSGETTEWWRHWTGDSAAGAPPFRVFGRDGSGGLAAFWIRAPGAAIETQPIVFLGSEGELQVIARDLGDYLWLLASGVGPLETVDGLHRVPEPVPELVAIAQRYTGTAPRTVEALIAAADAELPALTALVNSATK encoded by the coding sequence GTGACAGAGGAGGACCGAACACTGCCGGCCGTCGTCGAAGAAGCACACGCATCGGGGTTCTTCGAGGACCACGACGGCCACGACTTCCAGCCGGACGTCATGTTCATGTGGTCCGGCGAGACCACCGAGTGGTGGCGTCACTGGACCGGCGACTCTGCCGCCGGCGCCCCACCGTTTCGGGTCTTCGGGCGCGACGGGTCCGGCGGGTTGGCTGCCTTCTGGATCCGTGCGCCGGGAGCCGCAATCGAAACACAACCCATCGTGTTCCTCGGTTCGGAGGGCGAACTGCAGGTCATCGCCCGAGACCTGGGTGACTACCTCTGGCTGCTGGCGAGCGGCGTTGGACCCTTGGAGACTGTCGACGGCCTTCACCGCGTACCCGAGCCCGTCCCGGAGCTCGTCGCTATTGCGCAGCGATACACCGGCACTGCGCCGCGGACCGTAGAGGCACTGATCGCCGCCGCCGATGCCGAGCTACCCGCGTTGACAGCGCTCGTCAATTCCGCAACCAAGTAG
- a CDS encoding Imm32 family immunity protein yields the protein MNDYRLCRLSTSDGELELAGPPAALRALARLLREPWERVEAQVSGGVVVQERTAGPLTVSLRGEATLHLSGAHRYLDILWDALDGVAEQAESAEDRGVHRHQHIEYLSDDEYRSPESVPLVIVSDWPEAA from the coding sequence GTGAACGATTACCGGCTGTGCCGTCTTTCGACGTCTGACGGCGAACTAGAGCTTGCCGGACCGCCGGCTGCTCTTCGTGCCCTTGCCCGGCTGCTCCGCGAGCCTTGGGAGCGGGTGGAAGCTCAGGTTTCGGGCGGAGTTGTCGTTCAGGAGCGGACAGCAGGACCGCTGACCGTCAGCCTTCGAGGCGAAGCAACGCTGCATCTTTCCGGCGCTCATCGGTATCTCGACATCCTTTGGGACGCCCTCGACGGTGTGGCTGAGCAAGCCGAAAGCGCTGAGGATCGCGGAGTTCACCGGCATCAGCACATCGAGTACCTTTCGGATGACGAATACCGGTCGCCGGAGTCTGTCCCTCTGGTCATTGTGTCCGATTGGCCAGAGGCGGCATAG
- a CDS encoding TetR/AcrR family transcriptional regulator: MDTPYGSALLPVWERPEPQPRATPVPLSRAKIAATAIRLADAHGLDGLSVRKIAKELGVGPMRLYDYVINRSELLDLMVDTVYAQIAEAGQHPEWRATVLALAQATREAALDHEWFADLLGGRPHLGPHALAVGESTAAALSQAPGVRGIDDLQRALGALNAFIVGALRREITERRTARLTGTDVSAWQAALGPYLTRMLETGRYPTVARLVIDGAHLNAEETFHHNLITILDGITSHPHT; encoded by the coding sequence ATGGATACGCCGTACGGTAGCGCACTGCTGCCCGTCTGGGAACGGCCCGAGCCTCAGCCGCGGGCGACGCCGGTGCCGCTGAGCCGCGCGAAGATCGCCGCCACGGCGATCCGGCTCGCCGACGCACACGGCCTCGACGGGCTATCGGTGCGCAAGATCGCCAAAGAGCTCGGTGTCGGTCCGATGCGGCTCTACGACTACGTGATCAACAGATCCGAACTGCTCGATCTGATGGTCGACACCGTGTATGCCCAGATCGCCGAGGCCGGCCAGCACCCCGAGTGGCGCGCCACGGTGCTAGCCCTCGCCCAGGCGACCCGCGAAGCCGCCCTTGACCATGAGTGGTTCGCCGACCTGCTCGGCGGAAGGCCACACTTAGGACCTCACGCGCTCGCCGTGGGCGAATCGACCGCGGCGGCGCTCAGCCAGGCCCCCGGCGTGCGCGGTATCGACGATCTTCAGCGGGCCTTAGGCGCCCTCAACGCGTTCATCGTCGGAGCGCTCCGCAGGGAGATCACCGAGCGACGCACCGCCCGTTTAACCGGCACCGACGTGTCCGCTTGGCAGGCCGCCCTCGGACCCTACCTGACACGCATGCTCGAAACAGGCCGCTACCCCACCGTCGCCCGGCTCGTCATCGACGGCGCCCACCTCAACGCCGAGGAAACCTTCCACCACAACCTGATCACCATCCTGGACGGCATCACCAGCCATCCCCACACGTGA
- a CDS encoding FAD-dependent oxidoreductase, producing MLMRIAIAGGGLGGLTLARILHRHGIGAVVYEREASRSARSQGGSLDLHPESGQQALAAAGLAGRFRCEARPEGEEHRILDPAGRTLVHHKPRPGSFSGRPEIDRSALRDLLLDSLPRDAVAWQHRLVAATPRPDGGFGLTFDGGRSGDCDVLIGADGARSIVRSLLTDARLSYVATLVELSISDADRRHPDLADLVGPGNLWCIGVNQILAAQRSGDGSIRVGISLRADDRHIDTYRSKRALLDMFDGWNPSLTALIEAGDRPPTPRRIEAMPTGTRWAHQPGITLIGDAAHLMPPVGEGANQAMLDAAELAAELATNPADPDSAIRTYEEAMFIRTHPIAEMSARVQAMMLSPTAADDIIRFFTPRPTEPAPAD from the coding sequence ATGTTGATGCGAATTGCGATCGCCGGCGGTGGCCTCGGCGGCCTGACGCTGGCCCGAATCCTGCACCGGCACGGCATCGGCGCGGTGGTGTACGAACGCGAGGCAAGCCGATCCGCGCGATCGCAGGGCGGCTCGCTCGACCTGCACCCGGAGTCCGGGCAACAGGCCCTGGCCGCGGCGGGTCTCGCCGGCCGATTCCGGTGCGAGGCACGGCCGGAGGGCGAGGAACATCGCATCCTCGACCCGGCCGGACGCACCCTCGTGCACCACAAGCCACGACCCGGCTCATTCTCCGGACGCCCCGAGATCGACCGCAGCGCACTGCGTGATCTTCTGCTCGATTCGCTCCCTCGCGACGCGGTCGCGTGGCAGCACCGGCTCGTCGCGGCGACGCCACGACCCGACGGAGGCTTCGGGCTGACGTTCGATGGCGGCCGCAGCGGCGACTGCGACGTCCTCATCGGCGCGGACGGCGCGCGCTCGATCGTCCGGTCGCTGCTGACCGACGCGAGACTGTCCTACGTGGCCACCTTGGTAGAGCTGAGCATCAGCGACGCCGACCGGCGCCACCCGGATCTCGCCGATCTGGTCGGCCCCGGAAACCTCTGGTGCATCGGCGTGAACCAGATCCTGGCAGCACAACGCTCCGGCGACGGCAGCATCCGAGTCGGGATCTCCCTACGCGCGGACGATCGCCACATAGACACCTACCGCAGCAAGCGCGCTCTGCTGGACATGTTCGATGGCTGGAACCCCAGCCTCACCGCACTCATCGAAGCCGGCGACAGGCCGCCGACCCCACGCAGGATCGAGGCGATGCCCACCGGTACACGCTGGGCCCACCAGCCGGGCATCACCCTCATCGGTGACGCCGCGCACCTCATGCCGCCGGTCGGCGAGGGCGCCAACCAAGCCATGCTCGACGCCGCCGAACTCGCCGCCGAACTTGCCACCAACCCCGCCGACCCCGACTCGGCGATCCGGACGTACGAGGAGGCGATGTTCATCAGAACCCACCCGATCGCCGAAATGTCCGCACGAGTCCAGGCAATGATGCTGTCCCCCACCGCAGCCGACGACATCATCCGCTTCTTCACGCCGCGGCCCACCGAGCCGGCACCCGCAGATTGA
- a CDS encoding VOC family protein has product MTIQRMDNVLIVVDDLDAAISFFVELGMELEGKAPIEGRWVERVIGIDDVRQDIAMLRTPDGHGRIELAMFHTPKAISAEPKDAPANTLGIHRVMFAVDDIEDVVARLRTHGAELVGELAQYEDVYRLCYVRGPEGIIVGLAEQLS; this is encoded by the coding sequence ATGACGATCCAGCGGATGGACAACGTCCTCATCGTTGTCGACGACCTTGACGCTGCTATTTCGTTCTTCGTCGAACTTGGCATGGAGCTGGAGGGCAAGGCGCCAATCGAGGGACGTTGGGTGGAGCGGGTCATCGGGATCGACGACGTCCGACAGGACATCGCAATGCTGCGGACCCCGGACGGCCACGGCCGAATCGAGCTGGCGATGTTCCACACGCCGAAGGCGATCAGCGCCGAGCCGAAGGATGCACCGGCGAACACGCTGGGCATTCATCGCGTCATGTTCGCCGTCGACGACATCGAGGACGTCGTTGCCCGCCTGCGCACCCACGGAGCTGAACTCGTCGGCGAGCTGGCGCAGTACGAGGACGTCTATCGGCTCTGCTACGTCCGCGGCCCCGAGGGCATCATCGTCGGACTGGCCGAACAGCTCAGCTGA
- a CDS encoding YncE family protein, whose amino-acid sequence MAHTPDNSRVFLAAGDDGLFVVDAGATALRHVDGIGRAMGVEMGADGRTVWVGLPRDRQIAAVDTTTLTVRARYDVGSDLCPGDVAQTGPYVAFSFSFSCILYNDESTPPPSGVGVLDTRTGVVLRAPGDPWKAIVAASSAVPGRVFVTQYLMHEVTLDLLDLRSGSHELTHYRKLGMADPTDLAVSPDGSLVAVSGAEHATVATFATSDLSPSTSYQAPCPTRAVAWSADSSKLAASCNLPDTKLLLYDRGNSDPVATARLELGPRRAPDYRDLVLDSDAGRAIVASRAEEEGPMHYVDRVGLRPAAATVTGPATATCTRTASFTAKLLLGGAPAPAGTPLSIYREQPYNSTLLGTYPTDSTGTVTFTDAPPSSGTWSYRAHFAGNENYTWTDGAYSLQVDKLPTSLSVTYQTGKTRHHTNYGSVVVTLGPTVGHRSVTVTATTAAGTVPVTSASVPTDGPLVVSYPITGPTTFTATYEGSIWQQAANAITTASP is encoded by the coding sequence ATGGCGCACACACCCGACAACTCCCGGGTCTTCCTCGCGGCCGGCGACGACGGACTGTTCGTCGTGGACGCCGGCGCCACGGCCCTGCGGCACGTCGACGGCATCGGGCGGGCGATGGGTGTGGAGATGGGAGCCGACGGCCGCACGGTTTGGGTGGGGCTGCCACGGGACCGCCAGATCGCGGCGGTGGACACGACCACCCTGACCGTCCGCGCCCGGTACGACGTGGGATCCGACCTGTGCCCGGGTGACGTCGCCCAGACCGGGCCGTACGTTGCGTTCTCGTTCTCGTTCTCCTGCATTCTCTACAACGACGAGTCGACGCCGCCGCCCAGCGGCGTCGGTGTGCTGGATACGCGAACCGGCGTGGTGCTGCGGGCGCCGGGCGACCCTTGGAAAGCCATCGTCGCTGCCTCCTCCGCGGTACCGGGGCGGGTCTTCGTTACCCAGTACCTCATGCACGAGGTGACCCTGGACCTGCTCGACCTGCGTAGCGGCAGCCACGAGTTGACGCACTACCGAAAGTTGGGCATGGCGGATCCGACGGACCTGGCTGTGTCGCCGGACGGCAGTCTCGTAGCGGTTTCCGGAGCCGAGCACGCGACCGTCGCGACGTTCGCCACCTCCGATCTCAGCCCGAGCACCAGCTACCAGGCCCCCTGCCCTACCCGGGCGGTCGCCTGGTCCGCTGACAGCAGCAAGCTCGCCGCCAGCTGCAACCTCCCCGACACCAAGCTGCTGCTGTACGACCGCGGCAATTCCGATCCGGTGGCCACCGCGAGACTGGAACTCGGACCGCGGCGGGCCCCGGACTACCGCGACCTCGTCCTCGATAGCGACGCCGGACGCGCCATCGTCGCGAGCCGGGCCGAGGAGGAGGGGCCGATGCACTACGTGGACCGAGTCGGCCTGCGCCCGGCCGCGGCCACGGTGACCGGCCCCGCGACCGCCACCTGCACCCGCACCGCCTCGTTCACGGCCAAACTGCTGCTGGGCGGGGCGCCCGCGCCGGCCGGCACACCCCTGTCCATCTACCGCGAGCAGCCTTACAACAGCACGCTCCTGGGCACCTACCCCACCGACAGCACCGGCACGGTGACCTTCACCGACGCGCCGCCCAGCAGCGGCACCTGGTCGTACCGGGCGCACTTCGCCGGTAATGAGAACTACACGTGGACCGACGGCGCGTACAGCCTGCAGGTCGACAAGTTGCCCACGTCGCTGTCGGTCACATACCAGACCGGCAAGACCCGGCATCACACCAATTACGGGTCAGTGGTCGTCACGCTAGGGCCGACCGTCGGGCACCGGTCGGTGACCGTCACCGCCACCACAGCCGCAGGCACCGTGCCGGTGACCAGCGCGTCCGTACCGACGGACGGGCCGCTGGTCGTGTCGTACCCGATCACCGGGCCGACCACCTTCACCGCCACGTACGAAGGGAGCATCTGGCAGCAGGCGGCCAACGCCATTACCACCGCCTCCCCCTGA
- a CDS encoding S1 family peptidase: MRWILAAIGLATMLAVPGVANAIANGTPVSDGQYQFSAKLTMTNIPRADGTLYDSACSGALVAPQWIITAGHCFHDVSGNRVGGPVPYATTATVGRTDLTATNGYVVDVVEVRQASRHDVALAKLATPITDIAPIPVSSTSPRTGTIVRMTGWGATSSVNPTPTTHLQTGQFKITRVSGSSVMVVGYAPEANTSACQWDSGAPYFIENPDGTQTLVSVESDGPSCPHDKQETTARVDRLADWIQQTTA; the protein is encoded by the coding sequence ATGAGATGGATTCTTGCTGCAATAGGGCTGGCCACCATGCTGGCTGTACCGGGCGTGGCAAATGCCATCGCCAACGGAACGCCCGTCTCCGACGGCCAGTACCAGTTCTCGGCGAAGCTCACCATGACCAACATCCCACGTGCCGACGGAACCCTCTACGACAGTGCGTGCTCCGGTGCCCTCGTCGCTCCCCAGTGGATCATCACCGCTGGTCACTGCTTCCACGACGTGTCGGGCAACCGGGTCGGCGGCCCGGTGCCGTACGCGACGACCGCGACCGTCGGCCGCACCGACCTGACCGCCACCAACGGCTACGTCGTCGACGTGGTCGAGGTGCGGCAGGCGTCCCGCCACGACGTGGCGCTGGCGAAGCTGGCGACGCCGATCACCGACATCGCGCCGATTCCGGTCAGTTCCACGTCGCCGCGGACCGGCACGATCGTCCGGATGACCGGCTGGGGCGCCACGAGCTCCGTCAACCCGACGCCGACCACTCACCTGCAGACCGGCCAGTTCAAGATCACGCGAGTCTCCGGCTCGTCCGTCATGGTGGTCGGCTACGCGCCGGAGGCGAACACGAGCGCATGCCAGTGGGACTCCGGTGCCCCGTACTTCATCGAGAACCCGGACGGCACCCAAACGCTGGTCTCCGTCGAATCCGACGGTCCCTCGTGCCCGCATGACAAGCAGGAAACGACGGCGCGGGTCGACCGGCTCGCCGACTGGATCCAGCAGACCACCGCATAA
- a CDS encoding cyclase family protein, protein MAAGLNFDDAVAAGGADESSDRPVIAVFDPAAGYPACGASNRVTGGVDAGMTAGRPMPTQDDVLGYFNTLSNWGRWGDEDELGTLNHITDDVRLAAARAVRHGRSVSCAWEVAVSEDMERSTTTCPCAADMPGAENMPVPGFHADRRWGFSSERLGITFHGNTLTHVDSPCHIFWDGTMYNGRSHSLVDAATGSAWAAVTAAANGIITRGVLLDIARARDVPWLEPGQGVFPDDLEEAERRQGVRVRSGDAVLLRTGYGRVRHEAGEASGFTQAGWHASCLPWLHERDVALIGADTPQDVQPSGYEDVLMPVHAVSLVAMGLWLLDNCDLEVCATTAAELGQWDFHLAVAPVRFAGTSGSPVNPIATF, encoded by the coding sequence GTGGCTGCCGGCCTGAATTTCGATGACGCGGTAGCGGCCGGCGGTGCGGACGAGTCGTCTGATCGACCAGTCATTGCGGTCTTCGATCCAGCGGCGGGATACCCTGCCTGCGGTGCCTCGAACCGCGTGACCGGAGGAGTCGATGCTGGGATGACGGCAGGGCGACCGATGCCCACACAGGACGACGTGCTCGGGTACTTCAACACGCTGTCGAACTGGGGACGGTGGGGCGACGAAGACGAGCTCGGAACTCTGAACCACATCACCGACGACGTCCGGCTGGCGGCGGCGCGGGCCGTGCGCCACGGCAGGAGCGTGTCCTGCGCATGGGAGGTTGCCGTATCGGAAGACATGGAGCGGTCGACGACGACGTGCCCGTGCGCCGCCGACATGCCGGGTGCCGAGAACATGCCGGTGCCCGGCTTTCACGCCGACCGGCGCTGGGGCTTTTCGTCCGAGCGGCTCGGCATCACGTTCCACGGCAACACCCTCACCCACGTCGACTCGCCGTGCCACATCTTCTGGGACGGCACGATGTACAACGGGCGGTCGCACTCGTTGGTCGACGCCGCAACGGGATCGGCGTGGGCGGCCGTCACGGCGGCGGCGAACGGGATCATCACGCGTGGTGTCCTGCTGGACATTGCGAGGGCCCGCGATGTGCCGTGGTTGGAACCGGGGCAGGGTGTGTTTCCCGACGATCTCGAGGAGGCCGAGCGTCGCCAGGGTGTACGGGTGCGATCCGGCGATGCGGTACTCCTGCGGACCGGCTATGGCCGCGTCCGGCACGAGGCCGGTGAGGCCAGCGGTTTCACGCAGGCCGGCTGGCACGCGTCCTGCCTGCCGTGGCTACATGAACGCGACGTCGCGCTGATCGGCGCTGACACCCCCCAGGACGTTCAGCCGTCGGGGTACGAAGACGTGTTGATGCCGGTTCACGCCGTGAGTCTCGTCGCGATGGGTCTGTGGCTGCTCGACAACTGCGACCTGGAGGTGTGCGCGACAACGGCTGCCGAGCTCGGCCAGTGGGACTTCCACCTCGCAGTCGCGCCGGTCCGCTTCGCCGGTACGTCCGGCAGCCCGGTCAACCCGATCGCCACATTCTGA
- a CDS encoding SigE family RNA polymerase sigma factor, translated as MTETFHEFVVHRSPALSRRAYLLTGDHQLAEDLLQSALARTYRHWRRIRGGDPEAYVRRVMYHQQVSWWRRRRLAERLESEPTDRPGADHSDATALRLALAAALRQLTPRQRAVVVLRFYEDLTEAQVAEVLGCSVGTVKRHGHDAVRRLRAIAPDLVDRTAERSPR; from the coding sequence ATGACCGAGACGTTCCACGAGTTCGTGGTGCACCGCTCACCGGCATTGTCCCGAAGGGCCTACCTGCTCACCGGCGACCACCAGCTCGCCGAGGACCTGTTGCAGAGCGCGCTGGCCAGGACGTACCGGCACTGGCGGCGGATCCGTGGCGGCGACCCGGAGGCGTACGTGCGGCGGGTGATGTACCACCAGCAGGTCTCCTGGTGGCGGCGGCGCCGGCTCGCCGAACGGCTGGAGTCGGAGCCCACCGACCGGCCCGGCGCCGACCACTCCGACGCGACCGCCCTGCGGCTGGCCCTGGCGGCTGCGCTGCGTCAGCTCACCCCGCGCCAGCGCGCCGTGGTCGTGCTGCGGTTCTACGAGGACCTGACCGAGGCGCAGGTCGCCGAGGTGCTGGGCTGCTCGGTCGGCACGGTGAAGCGGCACGGCCACGACGCGGTACGCCGGCTGCGCGCCATCGCCCCCGACCTGGTCGACCGGACGGCGGAGAGGAGCCCGCGATGA
- a CDS encoding HAD-IIB family hydrolase, translating to MNDLRVVAFDLDDTLAVSKSQIDRRMAELLGHLLTEVDVLIISGGRFEQFESQVLAHLDLTEEQRGRLHLMPTCGTRYYRWQNGEWWQVYAEDLSAEDKAQVIEVLTESAKALDLWETKTWGDVIEDRGSQITFSALGQSAPPAEKYGWDPDGDKKKRLRDAVAAKLPDLEVRGGGSTSIDVTRKGVDKAYGMRKLLECLDLKIDNVLFVGDRLDHGGNDYPIKAMGIRTVAVTRWEETADYVEALVDDLVKLRVDRA from the coding sequence ATGAACGATCTTCGAGTGGTGGCGTTCGACCTGGACGACACCCTGGCTGTCTCCAAGTCCCAGATCGATCGTCGCATGGCGGAACTGCTCGGCCACCTGCTCACCGAGGTCGACGTGCTCATCATCTCCGGCGGGCGGTTCGAGCAGTTCGAGTCGCAGGTGCTCGCGCACCTGGACCTCACCGAGGAGCAGCGCGGGCGGTTGCACCTGATGCCCACCTGCGGCACCCGCTACTACCGCTGGCAGAACGGGGAGTGGTGGCAGGTCTACGCGGAGGACCTGAGCGCCGAGGACAAGGCCCAGGTGATCGAGGTGCTCACCGAGTCGGCGAAGGCGCTGGACCTCTGGGAGACGAAGACCTGGGGTGACGTGATCGAGGACCGGGGCAGCCAGATCACCTTCTCCGCGCTGGGCCAGTCCGCCCCGCCGGCCGAGAAGTACGGCTGGGACCCGGACGGCGACAAGAAGAAGCGGCTCCGCGACGCGGTGGCCGCCAAGCTGCCCGACCTGGAGGTACGCGGCGGCGGCTCCACGTCGATCGACGTGACCCGCAAGGGCGTGGACAAGGCGTACGGCATGCGGAAGCTGCTGGAGTGCCTGGACCTGAAGATCGACAACGTGCTCTTCGTCGGGGACCGGCTGGACCACGGCGGCAACGACTACCCAATCAAGGCCATGGGCATTCGGACGGTCGCCGTCACCCGCTGGGAGGAGACGGCCGACTACGTCGAGGCCCTCGTCGACGACCTGGTCAAGCTGCGCGTGGACCGCGCGTAG
- a CDS encoding SDR family oxidoreductase translates to MSIVVTGATGQLGRLIIESLLSRGVPADQIVAVGRDIDRLADLAGRGVVTQLADYDDPESLQAAFAGAEKLMFVSGSEVGRRVVQHGNVVTAAKEAGVGQVVYTSIAKADTSSLVLAAEHKATEQLIRDSGLPYVFLRNSWYLENYTAQLPTYLQHGVAGAADDGRVSAATRADYAEAAAAVLTTEGHTNKVYELGGAPFTLTNLATEISRQTGTAVSYLDLPVDKYTELLVAAGVPEGYAAVLADGDRGLAQGDLEVGDDLAKLLGRTPTTLAEAVRAAL, encoded by the coding sequence ATGTCCATCGTCGTCACCGGCGCCACGGGCCAGCTCGGCCGCCTGATCATCGAGTCGCTGCTCAGTCGGGGCGTACCGGCCGACCAGATCGTGGCGGTCGGCCGCGACATCGACCGCCTGGCCGACCTGGCCGGGCGCGGGGTGGTCACCCAGTTGGCCGACTACGACGACCCCGAGTCGCTGCAGGCCGCCTTCGCGGGCGCCGAGAAGCTGATGTTCGTCTCCGGCAGTGAGGTCGGCCGACGCGTGGTGCAGCACGGCAACGTCGTCACCGCAGCCAAGGAGGCCGGCGTCGGGCAGGTGGTCTACACCAGCATCGCGAAGGCGGACACTTCCAGCCTCGTGCTCGCCGCCGAGCACAAGGCGACCGAGCAGCTGATCCGGGACTCCGGCCTGCCGTACGTCTTCCTGCGCAACAGCTGGTACCTGGAGAACTACACCGCCCAGCTCCCGACGTACCTCCAGCACGGCGTCGCGGGCGCGGCGGATGACGGCCGGGTCAGCGCGGCCACCCGCGCCGACTACGCCGAGGCGGCCGCGGCGGTGCTCACCACCGAGGGCCACACCAACAAGGTGTACGAGCTGGGCGGCGCCCCCTTCACCCTGACCAACCTGGCCACCGAGATCTCCCGGCAGACCGGCACCGCGGTCTCGTACCTCGACCTGCCGGTCGACAAGTACACCGAGCTGCTGGTCGCGGCCGGCGTGCCCGAGGGGTACGCGGCCGTGCTCGCCGACGGCGACCGGGGCCTCGCCCAGGGCGACCTGGAGGTCGGGGACGACCTGGCGAAGCTGCTCGGCCGTACGCCGACGACGCTCGCCGAGGCGGTCCGCGCCGCGCTCTGA
- a CDS encoding winged helix-turn-helix transcriptional regulator yields the protein MGVNPDLFNRNCGSRKVIDRIGDRWSVLVVLALADGDKRYGELAERIDGISQKMLTQTLRGLERDGLVTRTVHASVPPRVDYALTGLGRSVLDLVAGLEAWATTHLAEVEAAQARYDAR from the coding sequence ATTGGCGTGAACCCGGATCTCTTCAACCGGAACTGCGGCAGCCGAAAGGTCATCGACCGGATCGGCGACCGCTGGAGCGTGCTCGTCGTCCTCGCCCTCGCCGACGGCGACAAGCGCTACGGCGAGCTGGCCGAGCGGATCGACGGGATCAGCCAGAAGATGCTCACCCAGACCCTGCGCGGCCTGGAGCGGGACGGCCTGGTCACCCGCACGGTGCACGCCAGCGTCCCGCCCCGGGTGGACTACGCGCTGACCGGCCTGGGTCGCAGCGTGCTCGACCTGGTCGCCGGGCTGGAGGCCTGGGCCACCACCCACCTCGCCGAGGTGGAGGCCGCCCAGGCCCGCTACGACGCCCGCTGA